The window CTTCATCTCCCCTTGTCTAAAAAGCTTGAATAACGGGCATATTCATGAATAAATCACGGACTATAATATTGGGAAGTCAGGAGAATGCAATATGATAAAAACCAAAAAAAATTTCTGGATTATTTTTTTCTTAGTAGCCATTCTTTCCTTTGCTTTGCTCTTTACAGGCGTAAAGTACTTATTGGGAAATCCAATCACACTCCAAAATATCTTTGCATATAGTATTCTTTCTTTAATTTTTGGAGCAGTATCTTCAACCTTATATCTGCTGGAACTAAAAATCATGTGTGCTGTATTTGCTTTGGGCCTTATCATTGGATATTTTGATATGTTCCTGACATTTCTTAACGGCAGAAGCGGTTGGGAGGATTTAGTCGGGTTGCTGTCCCTGTTCACATGGATGACGATTGGGCTTTTTTTAGGAACAGTGCTGCAGCTCGGTTGGTATTTTTATTACAGAATCAAATTTGGTAAAAAAGATTAAGCTTTTCAGCAATATATCGTTAAACTCAACATGTTTTGTCATGCCGCCAATAATTGCATCATAAAATCTTATGAGAATAAGAATTGGAGAGGTGCATCATTATGCTGGTTCAGATACCGTATAATCGGGACCTGGTGTCCGAATATGCCAAAACTTGGGCGTTCCTAAGAAATCCCGCCTTTATGAATTTCAATAAAATGGGCGGAGACTGCACGAACTTTGCTTCACAATGTATTTATTCCGGTAGCAGAGTGATGAATTACACTCCTGTTTTTGGTTGGTACTACAAAAGCGGCAACGACCGTACCCCATCCTGGAGCGGTGTTGAATATTTGTTTAATTTTTTAACTACCAATAAAGAATCGGGGCCATTCGCGGAACAGACAGATATCAGTTCACTTGAGATAGGCGACATCGTTCAACTCGGTAACGCGGAAAATCATTTTTACCATTCCCCCGTTGTTGTGGGAATTACCGCGCAGGAAGTTTTTATAGCCGCCCATACATTTGACGCCTATATGCGTCCTTTGAGCAGTTATCTTTACAGCAACATCCGCTATTTACATATTGTCGGCGTAAGGAAATACCAGCCGGATTCTCTTAGGTAATGTTGGTGGGCTGAAAACCTCTTATTTCATAAAATACATTTACAAACCACTCGGAGAATGTTAATATATTAAATATAAATAATTCGTGTTGAAAGGCAGGTATTTATGGAAGTTAAACTAAAAAACATGATGGAATCTTTGCTTTTGACTAAGATGGACGAAGTAATCGATAAACTGGATTGCTGCAAATGTCAAAAATGCCGAATGGATATCGCTTCCTACGCATTAAACCGGCTTCCGCCAAAATATGTTGCTACATACGAAGGAGAAGTTTATTCTAAACTGGATACGCTATCCACGCAATATGAGACTGATATGCTGAATGCATTGTTCCAGGGTGCTAGCATTGTATCAAAAAATCCTCATCACAATCTTATTTCCAAAACGCTCACAGAAGAAAGTGCAACAAAATAAAGGAGCTCCGCAAATAATGCCGGAGCTCCTTTTTCATATTAAATTGAAATTCTTAGCGCAATATCGTATAATTTTTTGTCAAAGACACGCTGCATGTTAAGTGCTTCCGTAATATCTAGGTCAACCACTTTGCCGTTCTGCATAACGACAACCCTGTTGCTCTGCCCCTTATACAGCAAGTCCACAGCATGAAATCCCATGACACTGCCAGCTACACGGTCGCGCACTGACGGAGATCCTCCCCGCTGCACGTGGCCAAGCACCGTTGCCCTGGTTTCAATCCCGGTTTTCTCTTCAATATCCTTTGCAAGCATATCTACTCCCCCGACTCCTTCGGCAACCACAATGATAAAATGTTTTTTACCCGTCTTCTGGGTAAACATCATGCGATTGATGATGTCGGTCTGAAAATCAAAAGGAACTTCCGGAACAAGAATGGCCGTAGCTCCAACAGCAATACCGGTCTGAAGGGCCAAATCTCCGCAGCGTCTGCCCATTACCTCGACCACACTGCAGCGGTCATGTGACTCTGTCGTGTCGCGCAGGCGGTCAACCATTTCCACCGCCGTATTCATCGCGGTATCAAACCCGATTGTATATTCACTGGCAGCAATATCATTGTCAATGGTACCCGGCACGCCAACGCAGGGAATTCCCTGTTTTGTCAGATCCCTCGCGCCGCGGAATGAACCGTCACCGCCAACGACCACAACTCCTTCTATCCCCATATCACGGCAATTATCAGCAGCCTTTTTCACGCCTTCCGGAGAATTAAATTCCGGACTGCGGGCAGTAAACAGTGCCGTACCCCCATGATGGATAATATCTGAAACACTGCGCAGATTCATTTCAAAGATATCGCGGTTCAAAAGACCGTTGTATCCCCTGCGTATCCCCATTACTCTCATTCCATACGAAATACCTGTTCTTACCACTGCACGAACAGCAGCATTCATTCCCGGTGCGTCACCGCCGCTGGTTAAAACCGCAATTGTTTTTGCATTCATGATTTTTCCCCCTAATTTCATAGCTTTGTCATATCTAAATTATAGTATATTCGACAAAGAAGAATCAACCGGCAAATATGGATAAAAGTATCCGCTGTATGGATTATTGTTGCAATTCTTCGACAATTGCCACATTTTTCTCCCCTAGAAGCTTTTTTAATTCCCGCACCAAAATATCATTGACACTGACAAACATGGAATAGGGAGCGCGCATAAGTTTTCTTGTATTGATATAGTAAATATAAAGCGGAGTTTTTCCGTCAAATACAGCGAGATATTTTTTTGCCCGGTCATACAGCTGAGATTCCTCGTCCGGCACTTTAATGTAAAGTCCCGGATGCGCCGGCTTAGCGGAAGCGGCGCTTTTTTCGGAACCAGAATGCAACGTCGGCGCAGCACCTACCATCTCGCAGACAAGCTTCGCTTCTTCATCCTCGCGCATACTGATTCTGCCGAAAACTTTCACGATTTTCCCCTCGGCAATCCATTCGCCATATTTAGCAAGAATTTTAGGGAATACCAGAACTTCCATCGAACCGAACATATCCTCCAGCGTAATGAACGCCATTGTACTGTTGCTTTTCGTAACCTTCATTTTTACGCTGACAATGATACCAAGGAGCGTTGCTGTATCTCCGTCATGGAAACGTCCCCCGCCCTCCCTTGCATCGTCAAGGATTTCTCCGGTTCGGCTTGCGTGAATCGCATTATACTGATTGATATATTCTGCCATCGGATGACCGGAAAGATACATTCCGGTCACTTCTTTTTCCATGGAAAGTTTGTCGGTCAGGCTGAAATCGGGCATATCCGCTATGGAGTATTCCTCTTCATCAGTCTGCACACCGGTGTCAAAGAAGCCCATTTGACCGTCGACATTACGTCTTTTATCATCATCAAGGTGATCAATAATATTTCCGACACTTGTGAGCATTTGCCTGCGGTTGACGCCAAGATCGTCCAATGCGCCGCATTTAATCAGGCTTTCCAGCGCGCGCCGGTTCAACTCGCCGTACATGCGCTTGCAAAAGCTGTAAAAGGACGTAAAATCGCCGTTTGCCTTTCTGTCGCGCAACGCACTGATAATAAAGCCCTTGCCCAAATTTTTAATAGCCAGCAGCCCAAAACGGATATCCTTTCCCGAAACTGCAAAACCGATGCCGCTCTGATTGACATTGGGTGCCAGTACGCGGATGCCCAACCGTATACATTCGGCAATATACGCCGACAGTTTGTTGTTGTTATCCAGCACGCTGGTCATGAGCGCCGCCATATACTCCCGCGGATAGTAGCATTTAAGCCAAGCTGTCTGATAACTCAGCAGAGCGTAAGCCGCCGCGTGGGATTTGTTGAAAGCGTAGGACGCGAAACTTTCCATTTCGCTGTAAATCGCTTTCGCTGTGGACTCATCCACGCCGCGGCGGATACAGCCTTCCACCTCAACTGTTCCGTTTTCATCGGTTAGGCCGTAAATAAAGATTTTGCTTTCGCGCTCCATAACCGCTGCTTTTTTCTTGCTCATGGCACGGCGCACAATATCCGCACGCCCCAGAGAATAGCCCGCAAGGGTCCGGAAAATCTGCATAACCTGTTCCTGATACACAATACATCCGTAAGTCACTTCAAGAATATCTTTAAGAAGCGGATGACGGTAAGTCACCTTTTCGGGACTATGCCTGTTTTCAACGTAGCGCGGAATTGACTCCATCGGACCGGGACGGTACAGCGAAATAACCGCAATCAAATCTTCGATGTATTCCGGTCTCAGCTGCATAATCACACTTCGCATTCCCGCAGATTCAAACTGGAATACGCCGTCTGTCGCGCCGGTGGAGAGCATCGTGTATACTTTTTTATCATCAAGCGGAATATCTTCGATTTGAAAACCCGGCCGCTGCACGGAGATCATTTCCTGCGCGTCGCGAATGACCGAAAGATTGCGCAGGCCGAGGAAGTCCATTTTCAGCAGGCCAAGCTCTTCCAACGTGGTCATGGTGTACTGTGTAACCACGGAATCGTTGTTTTTGGCAAGCGGAACATACTCCGCAACCGGCTTGTCCGTGATGACGACGCCAGCGGCGTGCGTGGAAGCATTGCGCGGCATACCCTCGAGCTTGCGCGCCATATCGATCAGCTCATGGATCTGAGGATCGGTGTCATACCGCTGTTTAAGATCAGCGGAAGTCTTCAGCGCCTTTTCAAGCGTAATATTCTGCTCCATCGGCACCAGCTTTGCGACACCGTCAACGGTAGCATAAGGCACCGCCATTGCACGGCCAACGTCTCGGATGGAACCGCGCGCGGCCATCGTACCGAAGGTAACAATTTGGGCAACGTGATCGGCTCCGTATTTCTGTACGACGTACTCAATCATTTCCTGACGCCGTTCATCGGAAAAATCGATGTCAAAGTCCGGCATACTGACGCGCTCAGGGTTGAGAAAGCGCTCGAAAAGCAGGTTGTATTTAATAGGATCAACACCCGTAATGCCAATGCAGTACGCAGCCAGACTTCCCGCTCCAGAGCCTCTTCCCGGCCCGACCGGAATGCCGACCTCTTTGGCGTGGCGCACAAAATCGTATACGATCAGATAGTAATTGACATACCCCATATGTTCAATGGTATTCAGCTCGTATTCCAGCCGATCGACCAGTGCCTGATCGGGTTGTTCTCCATAGTGAACGTGAAGACCCTCATAGCATTTTTCACGGAAAAACACAGGATTCTCCTGCCCGTTGGAGGTTTCAAAATGAGGAAGCTTGGTTTTCCCGAATTCAAACTCGACGTTGCACCTCTCCGCGATAAGTGCAGTATTATCGGCAGCCTCCGGGTGATCGGGGAAAAGCGAGCGCATTTCTTCTTCGCTCTTATAATAAAACTGATCGCTTCCAAACTCCATGCCATCCTTGTCTTCAACCGTGTGATTGGTTTGTATGCACAGGAGGATGTGGTGCATCTTGTTGTCTTCCTGACTGATATAGTGGCAGTCGTTAGTCACGACAAGCGGAATTCCTGTTTCATTGGACAGCTTAATAATGGATGGGTTAATGCGTTTTTGTTCACGCAGGCCATGATCCTGCAATTCAAGATAAAAATTATTTTCTCCGAATATATCGCGGTAACGCAGGGCGGCCTCTTTTGCGCCGCTGTAGTCGCCAGCGGTCAGCGCCCGGGGAATTTCTCCCGCAAGACAAGCCGAAAGGGCAATCAAACCTTCATGATGCTCTCTTAAAAGGTCAAAATCCACGCGGGGTTTGCTGTAGAAGCCCTCTGTCCACGCTTTGGACACGATTGCAATCAGATTCTGATAGCCGATATTATTTTCACAAAGCAAAACCAAATGCCGATGCTCCGCGTCAAGCTCATGTACCTTGTCAAAACGCGTTCTTTGCGCGACATAAACTTCGCAGCCGATAATCGGTTTGATGCCGCGTTTTTTTGCCGCCCTGTAAAAATCGACGGCACCGTACATGACGCCGTGGTCAGTAATCGCCACGGCTGTGTCGCCTCGTTCGGCGGCGGTATCCAGCAGTTCGGTGATACGGCACGCGCCGTCCAGCAGGCTGTATTCGGTGTGCAAATGCAAATGAACAAACATGTGCGGTAACCTCCTGTATTTTTTACTATAATTCCCTTGCCATTTCCACAATCCGCTGTAATCGATGATTGACACCGGACCGGCTCAGCGGTTCAGACATCATTGTGCCTAACTCGCGAAGCGACATTTCCGGATATTGGCAGCGCAACATTGCAAGCTCGCGCAGCTCCTCCGGTAAAATCAAGAGTCCTCCGGCAGTATTCATTATTTTTTCGATTGAAACAATTTGTGCGGCAGAGGCCAGCGCTGTTTTATCTAAATTTGCGGTTTCAAAATTGGTTTTTCGGTTCACATTGTTTCGAACTTCTTTCAGCATTTTCACCTGCATCAAATTCATTGCAGCTTTACCGGCACCCATAAAAGTCATTAAATCCGCAATGTGCTCGCTGCCCTTTATGTAGACGACATACGATCCCTTGCGGTTTATCAGCCCCGACTGTAAATCAAGCTCATAAATTTCACTGATAAAGGCGGACAGATCCCTTGCCAAATTCATAAACGGCACCGCAAATTCAAGATGGTAGTCCTTTTGGGGGTCTGACACAGTACCGCAGGAAAGAAAAACGCCCCGCAGGAACGCGCAGGCACAGCATTCGTTTTCAATATTTGCACGGTTAATTCGCAGGTTGATTTCCGTTTTTGTATGGCCGAAACAATCAAGCACCGCTTCTCTTTGCCCGCTCCCGGCGACTGCAACGGTAAACGCGCTTTTCCGCTCTTTTCTGCGCAGTACGGAGGTAGAGATATCGACGTATACACCGGCTGTTTCCGCCGTCAACTGTGCCGCACGGTGGGCGGCTGCACTGTTTTCAGTTGTCAGGGTAACGGCATTTCCGGAAAAACTGCGACCAAATAAAAGCATGCCGTAGCACTCCGCCTTTTGGCAGCAGGAGTCCTGTGGCATGACCTGACAAAGTTCTGTTTTTGTTTCAGACGCAAAGGACATATTCATTCGCTCCTGACAATTTATTGCTTTTGTATATCACGATGGTTAACACTTGTCCTCATATTCCGCTCAAGCAAATGATTGTACAAAAGCTGCGCCAGCGCAACGGAACGATGATGCCCGCCGGTACAGCCTATGGCAATGACAAGCTGGCTTTTCCCCTCGTTGCAGTAAAGAGGAATCATATAATCGATTAAACTTAAAAATCGCTCGATAAAGCCCTGCGTCTGTTCCCACTTCATCACATAACTGCGTACAGGCTCATCAAGGCCGGTCAGATTTCTCAATTCATCAACATAATACGGATTCGGCAGACATCGTACGTCAAATACCAGATCCGATTCTGCGGGAATCCCATACTTAAATCCGAATGAAACGCAGTGAATCATGAGCGCGTCAGAGGAATCGCCCAGAAACAGGCTTGAAATGCGTTCCTTTAACTGCGCAGGCGACAAATAGGATGTATCAATGATATAATCCGCACGTTCCCGTACCGGCTTTAAAACATCCCGTTCCAGCTTCACCGCCTGTTCAAGCGAACCAAGGCAGTTTTCCACCAGCGGATGCTTGCGCCGGGTTTCTTTAAAGCGGTTCATCAGCACAGTATCATTGGCATCCAAAAATAATATTTTATATTCCTTTTCTTCGCTTCTCATCTGATCCAGCGTCTCAAATAGGCTGGAAAACATATCGCCCCCACGGATATCGGTTACTACCGCAACACGGGAAAGCGCTCCTTTCGCCTGATTGGACATTTCGTAAAAGGCAATAATAAGCTTTGGCGGAATATTATCCACACAATAAAATCCAATATCCTCCAATGCGTCGATAGCGCGGGATTTTCCCGCGCCGGAAAGGCCTGTAATAATTAAAAATTCCATAATACCTCCACATCAGCCTATGGTTTTCACTTCACATTCCAATAAAACATTCGTTTGTTGATAAACGGTATTTTGAATGATCTTTATCAGTTCCGTCACGTCCCGGCAGGTTGCACCGCCTGTATTAACGATGAAGCCCGCATGTTTCGTACTGACCATCGCGCCGCCGACCGCCCTGCCCTTTAATCCGCAGCTTTCAATAAGCGCACCGGCAAAATGTCCTTCGGGACGCTTAAACACACTTCCCGCACTCGGCAGTTCAAGCGGCTGTTTCGATTTTCTGCGGCTGTAAAGGTCATCCATTTCCGCCGATATCAGTTCCCTGTTTCCCGACTGCAGCCCAAGCGTGAGCGACAGGATAGTGCAACCATTGTCGGTATATGCGCTATGGCGATAACCCAGCTGCAGTTCTTCACCGGACAATGTGCCAATTTCCCCATTCTTTGTGATATGCGTACAGGAAACAAGCACACTTTTCATTTCACGGTTGTAGGCACCGGCGTTCATGAAAGCCGCTCCGCCGGCAGCACCCGGAATTCCCCACGCAAATTCAAGCCCGGTCAGCGAATGTTCCCTGGCAAAGGCGCAGACCCCCGCAAGGGATACACCGGCGCCGCAGGAGACAGCCGAGTCACCGGCCAATTTTATTTCATGGAATACGCCGTCAAATGCAATCACCGCGCCCCGTATCCCATCATCGCCGACAAGCATATTGGAACCGTTGCCGATTGGCATCAGAGGTACTGCAAGCTCATACGCTGCTTTGTACAGTTTTTGAATCTCCACATGACTGTACACAGTAATAAACAAGTCCGCCGGTCCGCCTATTTTAAATGTGGTGTGCCGGCTCATCGGCTCATTCCGGCAGACCCTGCATCCATAGCTATCAGCCTCAATTGCAAATTGTTCTAATTGATTCATCGTTTCCTCCGGTTATTCTAATATTACAGCAATTTTCAAAATTAATGAGAGTTTTTCTTACTGTCTCCTTATAATTTATTAGTCTGCTATAATAACGGATCATCAAAAACAATAGAATGTTCTTTAAGGTATGATTTAAAACGGGCAATGCTTGCGTTTACCACAAGCTCCTCCGGAAAATCCAGTTCCTTCAACAGTGCCAGCGATTGGTCAAAACAGCCAACGCTTGCGGAAAAATGGGAATCGGTGTTGACGATAATCGGCACATTCCTCTTTTTACATAGTTCCATAATTTTTTTGCAGTTGGGAATGGAGGACGTACGTCCGGTAAAGCTGCTTTCATTCAGCTCGACCAGCTTTCCCTGCCGGCCGAATTCCGGGATAACCGATTCATAGTCATATCGATATTCCTTTGTGCCGCTGTGCCCTATTACATTAATATGCGGATTTTGTGCGATGTTCATCCAAACATTTGTAATTGCTTCCACCGTTGGTTTTTCATCCGGCATCGGATCACCGTGAATGGAGGCAATGATCCAGTCCAACTCGTTGATACAGTCGTTCTCAAGATCGGTATTGCCGTCATAATCAATGACATTTGTTTCCTGTCCGCGTAAGACAATCACGCCTTCAAGAAGATGAGGAATCACCCTGAGGTTGTGAAAGTACCATTTCCTCGGTGCGCCCGGCATGGTGATGCCGTGATCGGTTATGGCAATAGCGTAGAGATTTTTTAAAAAAGCAGCGTGCACCATTTCCTGCAAACTGCTGTAAGCGTGCGTAGAGGCAATTGTGTGCGTGTGCGTATCTGCAATGATATTCATTTTTACTCCCAGTTTCTATCCATATATTCGTATTTTATAAATCTAAATCTAATTTTTTCTCCGTCTCCTGCAGCACAGAAATATCCATGCCGAGGTTCTGCATCAGCTCCTGTGCCGCATTATAGCCCATTTTTTTCTGACGGTTGTTCATGGCGGCTACTTCAATGATGATTGCAAGGTTTCTGCCCGGTTTCACCGGTATTGTCAACACCGGCACTT of the uncultured Caproiciproducens sp. genome contains:
- the pfkA gene encoding 6-phosphofructokinase, with the translated sequence MNAKTIAVLTSGGDAPGMNAAVRAVVRTGISYGMRVMGIRRGYNGLLNRDIFEMNLRSVSDIIHHGGTALFTARSPEFNSPEGVKKAADNCRDMGIEGVVVVGGDGSFRGARDLTKQGIPCVGVPGTIDNDIAASEYTIGFDTAMNTAVEMVDRLRDTTESHDRCSVVEVMGRRCGDLALQTGIAVGATAILVPEVPFDFQTDIINRMMFTQKTGKKHFIIVVAEGVGGVDMLAKDIEEKTGIETRATVLGHVQRGGSPSVRDRVAGSVMGFHAVDLLYKGQSNRVVVMQNGKVVDLDITEALNMQRVFDKKLYDIALRISI
- a CDS encoding phosphatase, with product MNIIADTHTHTIASTHAYSSLQEMVHAAFLKNLYAIAITDHGITMPGAPRKWYFHNLRVIPHLLEGVIVLRGQETNVIDYDGNTDLENDCINELDWIIASIHGDPMPDEKPTVEAITNVWMNIAQNPHINVIGHSGTKEYRYDYESVIPEFGRQGKLVELNESSFTGRTSSIPNCKKIMELCKKRNVPIIVNTDSHFSASVGCFDQSLALLKELDFPEELVVNASIARFKSYLKEHSIVFDDPLL
- a CDS encoding late competence development ComFB family protein is translated as MEVKLKNMMESLLLTKMDEVIDKLDCCKCQKCRMDIASYALNRLPPKYVATYEGEVYSKLDTLSTQYETDMLNALFQGASIVSKNPHHNLISKTLTEESATK
- the rapZ gene encoding RNase adapter RapZ, with translation MEFLIITGLSGAGKSRAIDALEDIGFYCVDNIPPKLIIAFYEMSNQAKGALSRVAVVTDIRGGDMFSSLFETLDQMRSEEKEYKILFLDANDTVLMNRFKETRRKHPLVENCLGSLEQAVKLERDVLKPVRERADYIIDTSYLSPAQLKERISSLFLGDSSDALMIHCVSFGFKYGIPAESDLVFDVRCLPNPYYVDELRNLTGLDEPVRSYVMKWEQTQGFIERFLSLIDYMIPLYCNEGKSQLVIAIGCTGGHHRSVALAQLLYNHLLERNMRTSVNHRDIQKQ
- the whiA gene encoding DNA-binding protein WhiA yields the protein MSFASETKTELCQVMPQDSCCQKAECYGMLLFGRSFSGNAVTLTTENSAAAHRAAQLTAETAGVYVDISTSVLRRKERKSAFTVAVAGSGQREAVLDCFGHTKTEINLRINRANIENECCACAFLRGVFLSCGTVSDPQKDYHLEFAVPFMNLARDLSAFISEIYELDLQSGLINRKGSYVVYIKGSEHIADLMTFMGAGKAAMNLMQVKMLKEVRNNVNRKTNFETANLDKTALASAAQIVSIEKIMNTAGGLLILPEELRELAMLRCQYPEMSLRELGTMMSEPLSRSGVNHRLQRIVEMAREL
- a CDS encoding amidase domain-containing protein — its product is MLVQIPYNRDLVSEYAKTWAFLRNPAFMNFNKMGGDCTNFASQCIYSGSRVMNYTPVFGWYYKSGNDRTPSWSGVEYLFNFLTTNKESGPFAEQTDISSLEIGDIVQLGNAENHFYHSPVVVGITAQEVFIAAHTFDAYMRPLSSYLYSNIRYLHIVGVRKYQPDSLR
- the murB gene encoding UDP-N-acetylmuramate dehydrogenase; translation: MNQLEQFAIEADSYGCRVCRNEPMSRHTTFKIGGPADLFITVYSHVEIQKLYKAAYELAVPLMPIGNGSNMLVGDDGIRGAVIAFDGVFHEIKLAGDSAVSCGAGVSLAGVCAFAREHSLTGLEFAWGIPGAAGGAAFMNAGAYNREMKSVLVSCTHITKNGEIGTLSGEELQLGYRHSAYTDNGCTILSLTLGLQSGNRELISAEMDDLYSRRKSKQPLELPSAGSVFKRPEGHFAGALIESCGLKGRAVGGAMVSTKHAGFIVNTGGATCRDVTELIKIIQNTVYQQTNVLLECEVKTIG
- a CDS encoding DNA polymerase III subunit alpha, whose product is MFVHLHLHTEYSLLDGACRITELLDTAAERGDTAVAITDHGVMYGAVDFYRAAKKRGIKPIIGCEVYVAQRTRFDKVHELDAEHRHLVLLCENNIGYQNLIAIVSKAWTEGFYSKPRVDFDLLREHHEGLIALSACLAGEIPRALTAGDYSGAKEAALRYRDIFGENNFYLELQDHGLREQKRINPSIIKLSNETGIPLVVTNDCHYISQEDNKMHHILLCIQTNHTVEDKDGMEFGSDQFYYKSEEEMRSLFPDHPEAADNTALIAERCNVEFEFGKTKLPHFETSNGQENPVFFREKCYEGLHVHYGEQPDQALVDRLEYELNTIEHMGYVNYYLIVYDFVRHAKEVGIPVGPGRGSGAGSLAAYCIGITGVDPIKYNLLFERFLNPERVSMPDFDIDFSDERRQEMIEYVVQKYGADHVAQIVTFGTMAARGSIRDVGRAMAVPYATVDGVAKLVPMEQNITLEKALKTSADLKQRYDTDPQIHELIDMARKLEGMPRNASTHAAGVVITDKPVAEYVPLAKNNDSVVTQYTMTTLEELGLLKMDFLGLRNLSVIRDAQEMISVQRPGFQIEDIPLDDKKVYTMLSTGATDGVFQFESAGMRSVIMQLRPEYIEDLIAVISLYRPGPMESIPRYVENRHSPEKVTYRHPLLKDILEVTYGCIVYQEQVMQIFRTLAGYSLGRADIVRRAMSKKKAAVMERESKIFIYGLTDENGTVEVEGCIRRGVDESTAKAIYSEMESFASYAFNKSHAAAYALLSYQTAWLKCYYPREYMAALMTSVLDNNNKLSAYIAECIRLGIRVLAPNVNQSGIGFAVSGKDIRFGLLAIKNLGKGFIISALRDRKANGDFTSFYSFCKRMYGELNRRALESLIKCGALDDLGVNRRQMLTSVGNIIDHLDDDKRRNVDGQMGFFDTGVQTDEEEYSIADMPDFSLTDKLSMEKEVTGMYLSGHPMAEYINQYNAIHASRTGEILDDAREGGGRFHDGDTATLLGIIVSVKMKVTKSNSTMAFITLEDMFGSMEVLVFPKILAKYGEWIAEGKIVKVFGRISMREDEEAKLVCEMVGAAPTLHSGSEKSAASAKPAHPGLYIKVPDEESQLYDRAKKYLAVFDGKTPLYIYYINTRKLMRAPYSMFVSVNDILVRELKKLLGEKNVAIVEELQQ